A genomic window from Elaeis guineensis isolate ETL-2024a chromosome 3, EG11, whole genome shotgun sequence includes:
- the LOC105041581 gene encoding protein DETOXIFICATION 52, producing the protein MEDGSPPTSLLLTLSTNTIKLQASDQNHQPSSRKPFEEVRVEMKQLLSIAFPMILAGLLLYGKSAISMLFMGRLGTEALAGGSLAIAFANITGYSILSGLASGMEPIASQAFGAKRFHLMGHALQRTTTILLATSIIISFLWIHSKPILLLCGQDPSITAIASTYLISSTPTLFLQSFIHPLKIYLRSQNLLLPLTAAACLALVLHAPISYWFVYLLGLGTRGIAMAAFVSDLSLLSTMVAYLHLTSSHCKSWPGWSLTECFKQWQPLLSLAAPSCVTVCLEWWWYELMIILSGLLDNAADAVAAMGILMQATSLVYVVPSALGLAVSTRVGHELGAGRPERAQKAAKVALGCAAAAGAAAAGAAVVGRGKWGWAFTGDAAVARLAAAAMPVVGLCELGNCPQTAGCGALRGSARPGLGAGINMGAFYGVGMPVAVAIGLRMGMGLVGLWMGMVAAQAACAAAVVWVVAKMDWGAEARRAKERSCGGGGGGGGGGMEVRGDEEEGFVFSSTTVSSPKEGGQDSESLVSCMPMKLALGC; encoded by the exons ATGGAGGACGGTTCCCCGCCAACATCTCTTCTGTTGACCCTCTCCACCAACACCATCAAACTACAAGCCTCGGACCAAAACCATCAACCTTCCTCCCGTAAACCCTTCGAAGAG GTACGGGTGGAGATGAAGCAACTCTTGAGCATAGCCTTCCCCATGATCCTCGCCGGCCTCCTCCTCTATGGCAAGTCCGCCATTTCCATGCTCTTCATGGGCCGGCTGGGGACGGAGGCTCTCGCGGGCGGTTCCCTAGCCATCGCCTTCGCCAACATCACCGGCTACTCCATCCTCTCGGGCCTCGCCTCCGGCATGGAGCCCATCGCCTCCCAAGCCTTCGGAGCCAAGCGCTTCCACCTCATGGGTCACGCCCTCCAGCGCACCACCACCATCCTCCTCGCCACTTCCATCATCATCTCTTTCCTTTGGATCCACTCCAAACCCATCCTCCTCCTCTGCGGCCAAGACCCTTCCATCACCGCCATTGCCTCCACCTACCTCATCTCTTCCACACCAACCCTCTTCCTCCAATCCTTCATCCACCCTCTCAAGATCTACCTCCGGTCGCAGAACCTCCTGCTGCCGCTCACCGCCGCAGCATGCCTAGCATTAGTCCTCCATGCGCCGATCAGCTACTGGTTCGTGTACTTGCTCGGCCTCGGCACACGAGGGATCGCGATGGCGGCCTTCGTGTCGGACCTCAGCTTGCTGAGCACCATGGTGGCCTACCTTCACCTCACGAGCTCGCACTGCAAGTCGTGGCCCGGGTGGTCATTAACCGAGTGCTTCAAGCAGTGGCAGCCGCTCCTCAGCCTCGCTGCTCCGAGCTGCGTCACGGTGTGCCTCGAGTGGTGGTGGTACGAGCTCATGATCATTCTCTCGGGACTATTAGACAATGCAGCCGACGCCGTGGCAGCGATGGGAATCCTCATGCAGGCGACGTCCCTCGTATACGTGGTTCCCTCGGCGCTGGGCCTTGCGGTGTCGACGAGGGTAGGCCACGAGCTAGGGGCAGGGCGGCCGGAGCGGGCACAGAAGGCCGCGAAGGTGGCGTTGGGGTGCGCAGCAGCAGCCGGGGCGGCGGCGGCGGGGGCCGCAGTGGTGGGGAGGGGAAAGTGGGGGTGGGCGTTCACAGGGGATGCGGCGGTGGCAAGGCTTGCGGCGGCGGCAATGCCGGTGGTGGGGCTGTGCGAGCTGGGGAACTGCCCGCAGACGGCGGGATGCGGGGCGCTGCGGGGGAGCGCGCGGCCGGGGCTCGGTGCGGGGATCAACATGGGGGCGTTCTACGGGGTGGGGATGCCGGTGGCGGTGGCGATCGGGCTGAGGATGGGGATGGGGCTGGTGGGGCTGTGGATGGGCATGGTGGCGGCGCAGGCGGCGTGCGCGGCGGCGGTGGTGTGGGTGGTGGCGAAGATGGACTGGGGGGCGGAGGCGAGGAGGGCCAAGGAGAGGAgctgtggtggtggtggtggtggtggtggtggtgggatGGAAGTGAGAGGGGATGAAGAGGAGGGGTTTGTGTTTTCTTCTACTACTGTTTCTTCTCCCAAGGAGGGTGGCCAAGACTCCGAGTCCCTCGTTTCATGCATGCCTATGAAGTTGGCTTTAGGCTGTTAA
- the LOC105041370 gene encoding uncharacterized protein isoform X2 — translation MLVQGMILDDGNIADKSCMIVVTDACLPLVASGETPLLPRILINSDLPTKKETYLRLVSTCLAADMMVGCEVVVLKELDECSGLSFAEMPINWRAREVPCTLKMPMSGLAGK, via the exons ATGCTTGTCCAGGGGATGATCTTGGATGATGGAAACATAGCTGACAAGTCATGCATGATAGTTGTAACAGATGCCTGCTTGCCACTGGTTGCTTCAGGAGAGACACCTCTTTTACCTCGTATTTTAATAAACTCTGACTTACCAACAAAGAAG GAAACGTACTTGAGGCTCGTGTCAACTTGTTTGGCAGCAG ACATGATGGTTGGATGTGAAGTGGTGGTGCTGAAAGAACTTGATGAGTGTAGCGGGTTGTCATTTGCAGAGATGCCCATAAAT TGGAGGGCCAGAGAGGTTCCCTGCACATTGAAGATGCCAATGTCAGGATTAGCTGGAAAGTGA
- the LOC105041370 gene encoding uncharacterized protein isoform X1 encodes MLVQGMILDDGNIADKSCMIVVTDACLPLVASGETPLLPRILINSDLPTKKETYLRLVSTCLAADMMVGCEVVVLKELDECSGLSFAEMPINKAALLNFKFQKGIDSSRFMLLFLLPWLIFPLKSMHVWRIKWRAREVPCTLKMPMSGLAGK; translated from the exons ATGCTTGTCCAGGGGATGATCTTGGATGATGGAAACATAGCTGACAAGTCATGCATGATAGTTGTAACAGATGCCTGCTTGCCACTGGTTGCTTCAGGAGAGACACCTCTTTTACCTCGTATTTTAATAAACTCTGACTTACCAACAAAGAAG GAAACGTACTTGAGGCTCGTGTCAACTTGTTTGGCAGCAG ACATGATGGTTGGATGTGAAGTGGTGGTGCTGAAAGAACTTGATGAGTGTAGCGGGTTGTCATTTGCAGAGATGCCCATAAAT AAGGCTGCGCTGCTGAATTTTAAGTTTCAAAAAGGCATAGACTCGTCTAGATTCATGCTTCTTTTTCTGCTGCCTTGGCTAATATTTCCTCTGAAATCTATGCATGTCTGGAGAATCAAG TGGAGGGCCAGAGAGGTTCCCTGCACATTGAAGATGCCAATGTCAGGATTAGCTGGAAAGTGA
- the LOC105041370 gene encoding uncharacterized protein isoform X3, producing the protein MLVQGMILDDGNIADKSCMIVVTDACLPLVASGETPLLPRILINSDLPTKKETYLRLVSTCLAADMMVGCEVVVLKELDECSGLSFAEMPINISKIL; encoded by the exons ATGCTTGTCCAGGGGATGATCTTGGATGATGGAAACATAGCTGACAAGTCATGCATGATAGTTGTAACAGATGCCTGCTTGCCACTGGTTGCTTCAGGAGAGACACCTCTTTTACCTCGTATTTTAATAAACTCTGACTTACCAACAAAGAAG GAAACGTACTTGAGGCTCGTGTCAACTTGTTTGGCAGCAG ACATGATGGTTGGATGTGAAGTGGTGGTGCTGAAAGAACTTGATGAGTGTAGCGGGTTGTCATTTGCAGAGATGCCCATAAAT ATCTCCAAAATCTTGTGA
- the LOC105041369 gene encoding protein WEAK CHLOROPLAST MOVEMENT UNDER BLUE LIGHT 1 isoform X1, with protein MGPRPLHVTRRSSSISPLPVSAPKSPCDPSFSRWDRALLDASALKEIRSVLKSRTCQFWMEEMRSSEENHAGESFLTTSLPSPECLPTSLQSLASRVIDEKTDTDHQQRMMVRDPETSVQQDVPNCLSSDHNTSNSLEKSNASGVTSSNGVALSSEVLSDPVSHSLDILGELKDMPHQLEDRTSDRVTDDQISHDSSSTVEIRKTEEMLHGVQISYDSTDTVEIKNTQEIPHNVQISCDSKTPHDVQISDNSTVTVEIKKEEEVPHDIQISHDSAANVEIKSTEETVHDVQVKNDPIPSVEMEMTNDGPHLLHDKLDHHVEVGSTHNKIQESTNSSQHVKHEYANRGLVDTAAPFESVKEAVTKFGGIVDWKAHKAQTLERRKHVQLELEKVQEEIPEYKKQSQAAEEAKALVLKELENTKRLVEELKLNLEKAHTEEAQARQDSELAQLRVKEMEQGIADEASVAAKTQLEVAKARHEAAVAELKFVKEELKTLQEEYVILIDERDMSIKKAEEAVSASREIEKTVEELTLELIATKESLDFAHTAHLEAEEHRIGAALAREQDCLTWEKELKQAEDEVQQLNEQLLLAKDLKSKQDTASTLLLNLKAELAAYVQAKLNQESEGTEEEKLTDDAEEAKNIGRSIKEALASTRKELEDVKANIEKAKDEVNCLRVAASSLKLELDKEKAALTNLQQREGMASIAVSSLEAELNRTKQEIEMIRRKEKEAREKMVELPKLLQQAAQEADHAKSVAQSAREEHRKVKEEAEQAKAGASTTEIRLNAALKEIEAAKASERLALAAVKALQESEQAAGVRGDDSPSGVTVSLDEYFGLSKRAHEAEELAHERVTAAIAQIDAAKESESMNLGKMEQAFREMDERKEALSVAIEKAEKAKEGKLGVEQELRKWRAEHEQRRRASDAAKVAVNPSKSPPRGFEHSEPKSFSKEEADVLVHPMPNPKLYMSDESPDDAVPGSKSRRKKKSLLPRIVMFLARKKAQ; from the exons AGTGTATTGAAGTCAAGAACCTGCcagttttggatggaagaaatgaGAAGCAGCGAAGAAAATCATGCCGGAGAATCCTTTCTGACCACATCATTGCCTTCACCAGAATGTTTGCCAACTTCCCTGCAATCCCTGGCTTCCCGAGTTATTGATGAAAAAACTGACACTGATCACCAGCAGAGAATGATGGTAAGGGATCCTGAGACATCAGTTCAGCAAGATGTTCCTAATTGCTTATCATCGGATCATAACACATCAAATTCATTGGAGAAGTCAAATGCATCAGGGGTTACCAGCAGCAATGGTGTAGCTCTGTCATCAGAAGTCCTAAGTGATCCAGTATCTCACTCATTGGATATATTAGGAGAACTGAAAGATATGCCACATCAGCTTGAAGATAGGACTTCTGATAGAGTAACTGATGATCAGATCAGTCATGACTCTAGTTCCACTGTTGAAATAAGAAAGACAGAAGAGATGCTGCATGGTGTTCAGATCAGCTATGATTCTACAGACACTGTTGAAATAAAAAATACTCAAGAGATACCTCATAATGTTCAGATTAGTTGTGATTCTAAGACTCCCCATGATGTTCAGATCAGTGATAATTCTACTGTTACTGTTGAAATAAAAAAGGAGGAAGAGGTGCCTCATGATATTCAGATCAGTCATGATTCTGCTGCCAATGTTGAAATAAAAAGCACAGAAGAGACAGTCCATGATGTTCAGGTTAAAAATGATCCTATTCCCTCTGTTGAAATGGAAATGACAAATGATGGGCCTCATTTGTTGCATGATAAGCTTGATCATCATGTGGAGGTTGGAAGTACACACAACAAGATACAAGaatcaactaattcttctcaacATGTAAAACATGAATATGCAAACAGAGGCCTAGTCGACACTGCAGCTCCTTTTGAGTCTGTTAAGGAGGCTGTCACCAAGTTTGGAGGAATTGTTGATTGGAAAGCTCATAAAGCACAGACTTTAGAG AGACGCAAACATGTCCAACTGGAACTTGAGAAGGTACAAGAAGAAATTCCAGAGTACAAAAAGCAATCACAAGCTGCAGAGGAGGCTAAAGCACTAGTACTGAAGGAGCTAGAGAATACTAAGAGACTCGTAGAAGAACTAAAGCTGAACCTCGAGAAGGCACACACAGAAGAGGCCCAGGCAAGACAGGACTCAGAACTTGCCCAACTCAGGGTCAAAGAAATGGAGCAAGGAATTGCTGACGAGGCTAGTGTCGCAGCCAAGACACAATTAGAGGTTGCCAAAGCAAGGCATGAAGCAGCAGTTGCAGAATTGAAGTTTGTGAAAGAGGAGTTGAAAACACTGCAAGAAGAGTATGTTATATTAATTGATGAAAGGGACATGTCAATCAAGAAGGCTGAAGAGGCTGTTTCTGCATCCAGGGAGATTGAGAAGACTGTTGAGGAGCTGACTCTAGAACTTATAGCAACAAAGGAATCATTAGACTTCGCTCACACTGCACACCTTGAAGCAGAAGAACATAGAATTGGTGCAGCCTTAGCAAGAGAACAAGATTGTCTTACttgggagaaagaattgaaaCAGGCTGAAGATGAGGTGCAACAGCTAAATGAACAGCTGTTGTTGGCAAAGGACCTCAAGTCAAAACAAGATACAGCATCAACTCTCTTGCTCAATCTCAAGGCTGAACTAGCAGCTTATGTGCAAGCAAAGCTGAACCAAGAGTCTGAGGGAACTGAGGAAGAGAAACTAACAGATGATGCAGAAGAAGCAAAGAACATTGGGAGATCCATTAAAGAAGCATTAGCTTCAACACGAAAGGAGCTTGAGGATGTAAAAGCTAATATTGAGAAAGCCAAGGATGAAGTTAATTGTTTGAGAGTTGCAGCTTCATCCCTAAAATTGGAGCTTGACAAAGAGAAAGCAGCACTCACCAACTTGCAACAGAGGGAGGGGATGGCATCTATAGCGGTTTCTTCTCTTGAAGCTGAGCTCAATAGAACAAAACAAGAAATAGAAATGATTCGGAGAAAGGAGAAAGAAGCTAGAGAGAAGATGGTGGAGCTACCCAAGTTGCTGCAGCAAGCTGCTCAGGAGGCAGATCATGCTAAGTCGGTTGCTCAGTCAGCACGAGAAGAGCATAGAAAGGTAAAGGAAGAAGCAGAACAAGCCAAGGCTGGTGCAAGCACCACAGAGATCAGATTAAATGCAGCTTTGAAGGAAATAGAAGCAGCCAAAGCATCAGAGAGGCTGGCACTTGCAGCAGTCAAAGCATTGCAAGAGAGTGAGCAGGCTGCAGGTGTTAGGGGTGATGACTCCCCTAGTGGAGTGACTGTTTCATTGGATGAGTACTTCGGTCTTAGTAAGAGAGCTCATGAAGCCGAGGAGCTTGCCCATGAGAGGGTGACAGCTGCCATTGCCCAAATTGATGCTGCTAAGGAGTCCGAGTCAATGAATTTAGGGAAAATGGAGCAAGCATTTAGGGAGATGGACGAAAGGAAGGAAGCACTGAGTGTAGCAATAGAGAAGGCTGAGAAGGCCAAGGAAGGGAAACTGGGTGTGGAACAGGAATTAAggaaatggagagctgaacatgAACAGCGAAGAAGAGCTAGTGATGCTGCTAAAGTGGCTGTGAATCCTTCAAAGAGCCCACCCAGAGGTTTTGAGCATAGCGAACCAAAAAGCTTTAGCAAGGAAGAAGCTGATGTTCTTGTCCATCCCATGCCCAATCCGAAGTTATACATGTCAGATGAAAGTCCAGATGATGCTGTACCGGGGTCGAAGTCAAGGAGGAAGAAAAAATCTCTCCTTCCTCGAATTGTCATGTTCCTAGCCAGAAAAAAGGCTCAATAG
- the LOC105041369 gene encoding protein WEAK CHLOROPLAST MOVEMENT UNDER BLUE LIGHT 1 isoform X2, with protein MEEMRSSEENHAGESFLTTSLPSPECLPTSLQSLASRVIDEKTDTDHQQRMMVRDPETSVQQDVPNCLSSDHNTSNSLEKSNASGVTSSNGVALSSEVLSDPVSHSLDILGELKDMPHQLEDRTSDRVTDDQISHDSSSTVEIRKTEEMLHGVQISYDSTDTVEIKNTQEIPHNVQISCDSKTPHDVQISDNSTVTVEIKKEEEVPHDIQISHDSAANVEIKSTEETVHDVQVKNDPIPSVEMEMTNDGPHLLHDKLDHHVEVGSTHNKIQESTNSSQHVKHEYANRGLVDTAAPFESVKEAVTKFGGIVDWKAHKAQTLERRKHVQLELEKVQEEIPEYKKQSQAAEEAKALVLKELENTKRLVEELKLNLEKAHTEEAQARQDSELAQLRVKEMEQGIADEASVAAKTQLEVAKARHEAAVAELKFVKEELKTLQEEYVILIDERDMSIKKAEEAVSASREIEKTVEELTLELIATKESLDFAHTAHLEAEEHRIGAALAREQDCLTWEKELKQAEDEVQQLNEQLLLAKDLKSKQDTASTLLLNLKAELAAYVQAKLNQESEGTEEEKLTDDAEEAKNIGRSIKEALASTRKELEDVKANIEKAKDEVNCLRVAASSLKLELDKEKAALTNLQQREGMASIAVSSLEAELNRTKQEIEMIRRKEKEAREKMVELPKLLQQAAQEADHAKSVAQSAREEHRKVKEEAEQAKAGASTTEIRLNAALKEIEAAKASERLALAAVKALQESEQAAGVRGDDSPSGVTVSLDEYFGLSKRAHEAEELAHERVTAAIAQIDAAKESESMNLGKMEQAFREMDERKEALSVAIEKAEKAKEGKLGVEQELRKWRAEHEQRRRASDAAKVAVNPSKSPPRGFEHSEPKSFSKEEADVLVHPMPNPKLYMSDESPDDAVPGSKSRRKKKSLLPRIVMFLARKKAQ; from the exons atggaagaaatgaGAAGCAGCGAAGAAAATCATGCCGGAGAATCCTTTCTGACCACATCATTGCCTTCACCAGAATGTTTGCCAACTTCCCTGCAATCCCTGGCTTCCCGAGTTATTGATGAAAAAACTGACACTGATCACCAGCAGAGAATGATGGTAAGGGATCCTGAGACATCAGTTCAGCAAGATGTTCCTAATTGCTTATCATCGGATCATAACACATCAAATTCATTGGAGAAGTCAAATGCATCAGGGGTTACCAGCAGCAATGGTGTAGCTCTGTCATCAGAAGTCCTAAGTGATCCAGTATCTCACTCATTGGATATATTAGGAGAACTGAAAGATATGCCACATCAGCTTGAAGATAGGACTTCTGATAGAGTAACTGATGATCAGATCAGTCATGACTCTAGTTCCACTGTTGAAATAAGAAAGACAGAAGAGATGCTGCATGGTGTTCAGATCAGCTATGATTCTACAGACACTGTTGAAATAAAAAATACTCAAGAGATACCTCATAATGTTCAGATTAGTTGTGATTCTAAGACTCCCCATGATGTTCAGATCAGTGATAATTCTACTGTTACTGTTGAAATAAAAAAGGAGGAAGAGGTGCCTCATGATATTCAGATCAGTCATGATTCTGCTGCCAATGTTGAAATAAAAAGCACAGAAGAGACAGTCCATGATGTTCAGGTTAAAAATGATCCTATTCCCTCTGTTGAAATGGAAATGACAAATGATGGGCCTCATTTGTTGCATGATAAGCTTGATCATCATGTGGAGGTTGGAAGTACACACAACAAGATACAAGaatcaactaattcttctcaacATGTAAAACATGAATATGCAAACAGAGGCCTAGTCGACACTGCAGCTCCTTTTGAGTCTGTTAAGGAGGCTGTCACCAAGTTTGGAGGAATTGTTGATTGGAAAGCTCATAAAGCACAGACTTTAGAG AGACGCAAACATGTCCAACTGGAACTTGAGAAGGTACAAGAAGAAATTCCAGAGTACAAAAAGCAATCACAAGCTGCAGAGGAGGCTAAAGCACTAGTACTGAAGGAGCTAGAGAATACTAAGAGACTCGTAGAAGAACTAAAGCTGAACCTCGAGAAGGCACACACAGAAGAGGCCCAGGCAAGACAGGACTCAGAACTTGCCCAACTCAGGGTCAAAGAAATGGAGCAAGGAATTGCTGACGAGGCTAGTGTCGCAGCCAAGACACAATTAGAGGTTGCCAAAGCAAGGCATGAAGCAGCAGTTGCAGAATTGAAGTTTGTGAAAGAGGAGTTGAAAACACTGCAAGAAGAGTATGTTATATTAATTGATGAAAGGGACATGTCAATCAAGAAGGCTGAAGAGGCTGTTTCTGCATCCAGGGAGATTGAGAAGACTGTTGAGGAGCTGACTCTAGAACTTATAGCAACAAAGGAATCATTAGACTTCGCTCACACTGCACACCTTGAAGCAGAAGAACATAGAATTGGTGCAGCCTTAGCAAGAGAACAAGATTGTCTTACttgggagaaagaattgaaaCAGGCTGAAGATGAGGTGCAACAGCTAAATGAACAGCTGTTGTTGGCAAAGGACCTCAAGTCAAAACAAGATACAGCATCAACTCTCTTGCTCAATCTCAAGGCTGAACTAGCAGCTTATGTGCAAGCAAAGCTGAACCAAGAGTCTGAGGGAACTGAGGAAGAGAAACTAACAGATGATGCAGAAGAAGCAAAGAACATTGGGAGATCCATTAAAGAAGCATTAGCTTCAACACGAAAGGAGCTTGAGGATGTAAAAGCTAATATTGAGAAAGCCAAGGATGAAGTTAATTGTTTGAGAGTTGCAGCTTCATCCCTAAAATTGGAGCTTGACAAAGAGAAAGCAGCACTCACCAACTTGCAACAGAGGGAGGGGATGGCATCTATAGCGGTTTCTTCTCTTGAAGCTGAGCTCAATAGAACAAAACAAGAAATAGAAATGATTCGGAGAAAGGAGAAAGAAGCTAGAGAGAAGATGGTGGAGCTACCCAAGTTGCTGCAGCAAGCTGCTCAGGAGGCAGATCATGCTAAGTCGGTTGCTCAGTCAGCACGAGAAGAGCATAGAAAGGTAAAGGAAGAAGCAGAACAAGCCAAGGCTGGTGCAAGCACCACAGAGATCAGATTAAATGCAGCTTTGAAGGAAATAGAAGCAGCCAAAGCATCAGAGAGGCTGGCACTTGCAGCAGTCAAAGCATTGCAAGAGAGTGAGCAGGCTGCAGGTGTTAGGGGTGATGACTCCCCTAGTGGAGTGACTGTTTCATTGGATGAGTACTTCGGTCTTAGTAAGAGAGCTCATGAAGCCGAGGAGCTTGCCCATGAGAGGGTGACAGCTGCCATTGCCCAAATTGATGCTGCTAAGGAGTCCGAGTCAATGAATTTAGGGAAAATGGAGCAAGCATTTAGGGAGATGGACGAAAGGAAGGAAGCACTGAGTGTAGCAATAGAGAAGGCTGAGAAGGCCAAGGAAGGGAAACTGGGTGTGGAACAGGAATTAAggaaatggagagctgaacatgAACAGCGAAGAAGAGCTAGTGATGCTGCTAAAGTGGCTGTGAATCCTTCAAAGAGCCCACCCAGAGGTTTTGAGCATAGCGAACCAAAAAGCTTTAGCAAGGAAGAAGCTGATGTTCTTGTCCATCCCATGCCCAATCCGAAGTTATACATGTCAGATGAAAGTCCAGATGATGCTGTACCGGGGTCGAAGTCAAGGAGGAAGAAAAAATCTCTCCTTCCTCGAATTGTCATGTTCCTAGCCAGAAAAAAGGCTCAATAG